Proteins encoded together in one Pseudomonas arsenicoxydans window:
- the ung gene encoding uracil-DNA glycosylase, which produces MTADDRIKLEPSWKEALRAEFDQPYMAELRNFLQQERAAGKEIYPPGPMIFNALNSTPLDKVKVVILGQDPYHGPGQAHGLCFSVQPGVPAPPSLVNIYKELKRDLNIDIPNHGCLQSWADQGVLMINTTMTVERANANAHAGKGWQHFTDRIIEVVSEHQPHLVFLLWGAHAQSKQKLIDATKHLVLTSVHPSPLSAYRGFLGCGHFSRTNKYLEQNGETPIEWRLPPVA; this is translated from the coding sequence ATGACTGCTGACGACCGTATCAAACTCGAACCGAGCTGGAAGGAAGCGCTGCGTGCCGAATTCGACCAGCCTTACATGGCAGAGTTGCGTAATTTCCTGCAGCAGGAGCGCGCGGCGGGCAAAGAAATTTACCCCCCTGGACCGATGATTTTCAACGCGCTCAATTCGACGCCGCTGGATAAGGTCAAAGTCGTCATTCTCGGCCAGGACCCGTACCACGGCCCGGGCCAGGCCCATGGGCTGTGCTTTTCGGTGCAACCGGGCGTGCCGGCGCCGCCTTCGCTGGTGAACATCTATAAAGAGCTGAAACGCGACCTGAACATCGACATCCCCAATCACGGTTGCCTGCAAAGCTGGGCTGACCAAGGCGTGCTGATGATCAACACCACCATGACCGTGGAGCGTGCCAACGCCAACGCCCATGCCGGAAAGGGCTGGCAGCATTTCACCGACCGGATTATTGAAGTGGTCAGCGAGCATCAGCCGCATCTGGTGTTTTTGCTGTGGGGCGCGCACGCCCAGAGCAAGCAGAAACTCATCGATGCCACCAAGCATCTGGTGCTGACTTCGGTGCATCCGTCACCGCTGTCCGCCTATCGCGGCTTCCTCGGTTGCGGGCATTTCAGCCGGACCAACAAGTATCTCGAGCAGAATGGCGAGACGCCGATCGAGTGGCGGTTGCCGCCCGTGGCGTAA
- a CDS encoding urea amidolyase associated protein UAAP2: protein MSLAIATTHKHPETAVYRATIPAGEPWLMEVKAGQTLRILDLEGNQAVDTLFYSVANPKERYDVQRTLRRQNSVYLSTGSVLYSNLGKPMLTIVADTCGRHDTLGGACAQESNTVRYALEKRYMHSCRDNYLRACVHDGRLGKGDIGPNINFFMNVPVTADGGLTFEDGISAPGKYVDLRAEMDVIVLISNCPQLNNPCNAYNPTPAELLVWN, encoded by the coding sequence ATGTCACTCGCCATCGCTACCACGCACAAGCATCCAGAAACGGCGGTCTACCGCGCCACCATCCCCGCCGGCGAACCCTGGCTGATGGAGGTCAAGGCCGGCCAGACCCTGCGCATCCTCGATCTGGAGGGCAACCAGGCCGTCGACACCTTGTTTTACAGCGTCGCCAACCCGAAGGAACGCTACGACGTGCAGCGCACCTTGCGTCGGCAGAACAGCGTCTATTTGAGCACCGGCAGCGTGCTGTATTCCAACCTCGGCAAACCGATGCTGACCATCGTCGCCGACACGTGCGGCCGCCACGACACCCTCGGCGGTGCCTGCGCGCAGGAGAGCAACACCGTGCGTTACGCACTGGAAAAACGCTACATGCACAGCTGCCGCGACAACTACCTGCGCGCTTGCGTTCATGACGGACGACTGGGCAAGGGCGACATCGGGCCGAACATCAATTTCTTCATGAACGTGCCGGTCACGGCTGATGGCGGGCTGACGTTTGAAGACGGCATTTCGGCACCGGGCAAATACGTCGACCTGCGGGCCGAGATGGACGTGATCGTGCTGATCTCCAACTGCCCGCAATTGAACAACCCGTGCAACGCCTACAACCCGACCCCTGCGGAGTTGCTGGTATGGAACTGA
- a CDS encoding ABC transporter ATP-binding protein: MSFITVKNVWQQYADQVVLEGLNLTVNEGEFCTLVGASGCGKSTFLRLLLGQERASRGEILLDGHALAGEPDSSRGVVFQRYSVFPHLTVLDNVALGLELPRSPLLGRLFGSAKRDAREQASILLHKVGLGHSLDKYPAQLSGGMQQRLAIAQALIMKPRVLLLDEPFGALDPGIRKDMHGLLLELWRETQLTVFMVTHDLSEGFSLGTRLLVFDKVRVDPHAPGAYGARITYDIPLNSDRRVNRAAVDALPQALAGTLRIA; encoded by the coding sequence ATGAGCTTCATCACAGTCAAAAACGTTTGGCAGCAGTACGCCGATCAGGTGGTGCTCGAAGGGTTGAACCTGACCGTCAACGAGGGTGAATTCTGCACCCTGGTCGGCGCCTCGGGTTGCGGCAAATCGACGTTCCTGCGGCTGTTGCTTGGCCAGGAACGCGCCAGTCGCGGTGAGATTCTGCTCGACGGCCACGCCCTGGCCGGCGAGCCGGATTCAAGCCGTGGCGTGGTGTTCCAGCGCTACTCGGTGTTCCCGCACCTGACAGTGCTGGACAACGTTGCTCTGGGCCTCGAACTGCCTCGTTCGCCATTGCTCGGACGCTTGTTCGGCAGCGCCAAACGCGACGCTCGGGAACAGGCCTCGATACTGCTGCACAAAGTCGGGCTCGGCCATTCGCTGGATAAATACCCGGCGCAGCTCTCCGGCGGTATGCAGCAACGATTGGCTATCGCCCAGGCGCTGATCATGAAACCCCGGGTGTTGCTGCTCGACGAACCGTTCGGCGCCCTCGATCCGGGCATCCGCAAAGACATGCACGGCCTGCTGCTGGAGCTGTGGCGCGAGACGCAACTGACCGTGTTCATGGTCACCCATGACCTGTCCGAAGGTTTCAGCCTCGGCACGCGCCTGCTGGTGTTCGACAAGGTCCGCGTCGACCCGCACGCCCCCGGCGCCTATGGCGCGCGCATCACCTACGACATCCCTTTGAACAGCGACCGCCGCGTCAATCGCGCCGCCGTCGACGCCCTGCCGCAAGCCCTGGCAGGCACGCTTCGTATCGCTTAG
- a CDS encoding putative urea ABC transporter substrate-binding protein, whose amino-acid sequence MLKLRLPALLAAAFAALVSVSSQAAQKDHFSVCWTIYAGWMPWEYAGSQGIVDKWAKKYGIKIDVVQLNDYVESINQYTAGQFDGCTMTNMDALTIPAAGGVDSTALIVSDFSNGNDGIVLKGDGKKVTDLKGMDVNLVELSVSHYLLARALDSVDLTEKDLKVVNTSDADISAAFNTDQVKAVTTWNPMLSDIKAKPAVTEVFNSSQIPGEIMDMMVVNSATLKDNPALGKALTGAWFEVVALMNEKNAASKVALEHMAKASGTDLAGFQAQLDTTKLFATPKEALDFSTSKQLPETMRKVAEFSFLHGLLGEGAKDTSAVGMAFANGVTSGDKGNLKLRFDPTYVQMAADAKL is encoded by the coding sequence ATGCTCAAGCTTCGTTTACCCGCCCTGCTCGCTGCTGCTTTCGCAGCCCTCGTGAGCGTCTCGTCCCAAGCCGCACAGAAAGACCACTTCAGCGTCTGCTGGACCATCTACGCCGGATGGATGCCGTGGGAATACGCTGGCAGCCAAGGCATCGTCGATAAATGGGCGAAAAAGTACGGCATCAAGATCGACGTAGTGCAGCTCAACGATTACGTCGAATCGATCAACCAGTACACCGCCGGCCAGTTCGACGGCTGCACCATGACCAACATGGATGCACTGACCATTCCCGCCGCCGGTGGCGTCGACAGCACCGCGCTGATCGTCAGCGACTTTTCCAACGGTAACGACGGCATCGTGCTCAAGGGCGATGGCAAGAAAGTCACCGACCTCAAGGGCATGGATGTCAATCTGGTCGAGCTGTCGGTTTCCCACTATTTGCTGGCTCGCGCGCTGGATTCGGTCGATCTCACCGAGAAAGACTTGAAAGTGGTCAACACCTCCGACGCCGACATCTCGGCCGCCTTCAACACCGATCAGGTGAAAGCCGTCACCACCTGGAACCCGATGCTTTCGGACATCAAGGCCAAGCCTGCGGTGACCGAAGTGTTCAACTCCAGCCAGATTCCCGGCGAGATCATGGACATGATGGTGGTCAACAGCGCCACCCTCAAAGACAACCCGGCCCTGGGCAAAGCGCTGACCGGCGCCTGGTTTGAAGTGGTCGCATTGATGAACGAGAAAAACGCCGCCAGCAAAGTCGCCCTCGAACACATGGCCAAAGCGTCCGGCACCGACCTGGCCGGTTTCCAGGCGCAACTCGACACCACCAAATTGTTCGCGACGCCCAAGGAAGCCCTGGACTTCTCCACCAGCAAGCAACTGCCGGAAACCATGCGCAAGGTAGCCGAGTTCTCATTCCTGCACGGCTTGCTCGGTGAAGGCGCCAAAGACACCAGCGCCGTCGGCATGGCCTTCGCAAACGGCGTGACCAGCGGCGACAAAGGCAATCTCAAGCTGCGCTTCGACCCGACCTACGTGCAGATGGCGGCCGACGCCAAGCTGTAA
- the uca gene encoding urea carboxylase, producing MFEKVLIANRGAIACRILRTLRELQVKGVAVYSEADAASLHILQADEAHSLGEGAAAGTYLAVDKMLAIATATGATAIHPGYGFLSENAGFAEACEAVGIAFIGPTPEQLRVFGLKHTARALAKQHGVPMLEGTELLDSLDAALIAGEQVGYPVMLKSTAGGGGIGMRVCRSAAELSESFEAVKRLGQNNFSDAGVFIEKYIQRARHLEVQVFGDGRGDVIALGVRDCSVQRRNQKVLEETPAPNLPEGMADELCAAAIKLAKAVNYRSAGTVEFVFDSEDQRFYFLEVNTRLQVEHGVTEQVWGVDLVRWMVELAAGDLPPLSQLSQGLKADGHAIQARLYAEDPGRDFQPSPGLLTAVNFPLADGKQLRIDTWVEAGCEIPPYFDPMIAKVISWAPTREEARADLHQALGDSLLYGVETNRDYLRQILQDVPFASGQPWTRCLEGLVYQANTFEVLSAGTQTSVQDYPGRLGYWAVGVPPSGPMDSRALRLGNLLLGNDEGAAAIEITMSGPLLRFNCDAVVAVTGAVIPLTLNGETVAMNTALLIPAGATLSLGTIAGAGARSYLCLRGGLQVPDYLGSKSTFTLGQFGGHGGRALRAGDVLHMPALIDRGVGQQLQHISELPAVRQIRVIYGPHGAPEYFTENYIGTFFATQWEVHFNSSRTGVRLIGPKPEWVRADGGEAGLHPSNIHDNPYAIGAVDFTGDMPVILGPDGPSLGGFVCPVTVIEADLWQLGQLKAGDKVQFQPVDLKTARTLALKWNTCGSGLARDEVDAVSGRASSQASLLPQEIVSPVVLDLGQGDTRLVARLSGDTHLLLEIGAPELDLVLRFRAHALMQALEGKHLHGVIDLTPGIRSLQVHYQPEQLPLADLLGIVAGEWDAVCAAKNLQVPSRIVHLPLSWDDPACQLAIEKYMTTVRKDAPWCPSNLEFIRRINDLPNLDEVQRTVFDASYLVMGLGDVYLGAPVATPLDPRHRLVTTKYNPARTWTAENSVGIGGAYMCVYGMEGPGGYQFVGRTLQMWNRYREVAAFDGKPWLLRFFDQIRFYPVSADELLRIRRDFPLGRFDLNIEHSQLNLADYQAFLAKEAETIAAFRDQQQGAFNAERERWIASGQAHFDSEELIAQVTEDAPLASGEMSVDSHIAGNLWQVQVETGSRVEAGDVLVILESMKMEIPLLAPLAGVVREIRVQPGSAVRAGQRVVVLELD from the coding sequence ATGTTCGAAAAAGTCCTGATTGCCAACCGTGGCGCCATCGCCTGCCGCATCCTGCGCACACTGCGTGAATTGCAGGTCAAAGGTGTCGCCGTTTACTCCGAAGCCGATGCCGCCAGTTTGCACATCCTGCAAGCCGACGAAGCCCACAGCCTCGGTGAAGGCGCCGCCGCCGGCACCTATCTGGCGGTCGACAAAATGCTCGCCATCGCCACCGCTACCGGCGCCACGGCGATCCACCCCGGCTACGGCTTCCTCTCGGAAAACGCTGGGTTCGCCGAAGCCTGCGAAGCGGTTGGCATCGCCTTCATCGGCCCGACCCCGGAGCAGCTGCGGGTGTTCGGCCTCAAGCACACCGCACGTGCCCTGGCCAAACAACATGGCGTGCCGATGCTCGAAGGCACCGAGCTCCTCGACAGTCTCGACGCGGCCTTGATCGCCGGCGAGCAGGTCGGCTACCCGGTGATGCTCAAGAGCACCGCCGGCGGTGGCGGCATCGGCATGCGCGTGTGCCGCAGCGCAGCCGAGTTGAGCGAATCCTTTGAAGCGGTGAAGCGCCTCGGCCAGAACAATTTCAGCGACGCCGGTGTGTTCATCGAGAAATACATCCAGCGCGCGCGGCATCTGGAAGTCCAGGTGTTCGGCGACGGTCGCGGCGACGTGATTGCCCTCGGCGTGCGCGATTGCTCGGTGCAACGGCGCAACCAGAAAGTCCTCGAAGAAACCCCGGCGCCGAACCTGCCTGAAGGGATGGCCGATGAGTTGTGTGCGGCGGCGATCAAACTGGCAAAAGCAGTGAACTACCGCAGCGCCGGCACCGTGGAATTTGTCTTCGACAGTGAAGACCAGCGCTTCTATTTCCTGGAAGTGAACACCCGCCTGCAAGTGGAACACGGCGTCACCGAGCAAGTGTGGGGCGTGGACCTGGTGCGCTGGATGGTGGAACTGGCGGCCGGTGACTTACCGCCATTGAGCCAGTTGAGCCAGGGCTTGAAGGCAGACGGTCATGCGATTCAGGCACGGCTCTACGCCGAAGATCCGGGCCGTGATTTTCAGCCGAGCCCGGGTTTGCTGACCGCTGTGAATTTTCCGCTCGCCGATGGCAAACAGCTGCGCATCGACACGTGGGTCGAGGCCGGTTGCGAGATTCCACCGTACTTCGATCCGATGATCGCCAAGGTCATCAGCTGGGCGCCGACGCGTGAAGAAGCGCGCGCCGATTTGCATCAGGCGTTGGGTGACAGCCTGCTCTATGGCGTAGAAACCAACCGCGATTACCTGCGGCAGATTCTGCAGGATGTGCCGTTCGCCAGCGGTCAGCCGTGGACCCGTTGCCTCGAAGGTCTGGTGTATCAGGCCAACACGTTTGAAGTGCTCAGCGCCGGCACCCAGACCAGCGTCCAGGACTATCCCGGCCGTCTCGGCTACTGGGCGGTGGGCGTGCCGCCGTCAGGGCCGATGGACAGTCGCGCGTTACGCCTTGGCAATCTTTTACTGGGCAACGACGAAGGCGCCGCCGCGATTGAAATCACCATGAGCGGGCCGCTGCTGCGCTTCAATTGCGATGCGGTGGTGGCGGTGACCGGGGCGGTGATTCCACTGACGTTGAACGGTGAAACCGTCGCGATGAATACGGCGCTGCTGATTCCTGCCGGTGCCACGTTGAGCCTTGGCACGATTGCCGGTGCCGGTGCACGCAGTTACCTGTGCCTGCGCGGCGGCCTGCAAGTGCCGGATTATCTGGGGAGCAAAAGCACGTTCACGCTGGGACAGTTTGGCGGCCACGGCGGTCGTGCGCTGCGCGCGGGTGACGTGTTGCACATGCCTGCGTTGATCGACCGTGGTGTCGGTCAGCAATTGCAACACATCTCCGAGTTGCCTGCCGTGCGGCAGATCCGGGTGATCTACGGTCCCCATGGCGCGCCGGAATACTTCACCGAAAACTACATCGGCACCTTTTTCGCGACCCAGTGGGAAGTGCATTTCAATTCCAGCCGCACCGGCGTGCGCTTGATCGGGCCCAAGCCTGAATGGGTGCGTGCCGACGGTGGCGAAGCCGGGCTGCATCCGTCGAACATCCATGACAATCCGTATGCCATTGGCGCCGTGGATTTCACCGGGGACATGCCGGTGATCCTGGGGCCGGATGGCCCGAGCCTGGGCGGGTTTGTCTGCCCGGTGACGGTGATCGAGGCGGACCTTTGGCAGCTTGGGCAACTGAAGGCTGGGGACAAAGTGCAATTCCAACCGGTCGACCTAAAGACCGCCCGCACTCTCGCCCTGAAATGGAATACCTGTGGGAGCGGGCTTGCCCGCGATGAAGTTGATGCGGTGTCTGGTAGGGCCTCATCGCAGGCAAGCCTGCTCCCACAGGAGATTGTGTCGCCTGTGGTGCTGGATCTGGGTCAGGGGGATACGCGGCTGGTTGCCAGGTTGTCGGGTGATACTCACCTGCTATTGGAAATCGGCGCACCTGAGTTGGACCTGGTCCTGCGCTTCCGCGCCCACGCCCTGATGCAAGCGTTGGAAGGCAAACACCTGCACGGCGTCATCGACCTCACTCCCGGCATTCGCTCGCTGCAAGTGCACTACCAGCCCGAGCAACTGCCGCTGGCCGATCTGCTCGGCATCGTTGCCGGAGAATGGGACGCCGTGTGCGCCGCCAAAAACCTGCAAGTGCCCTCGCGCATCGTGCATTTGCCGCTGTCCTGGGATGATCCGGCCTGCCAGTTGGCGATCGAAAAATACATGACCACCGTGCGCAAGGACGCGCCGTGGTGCCCGAGCAACCTGGAGTTCATCCGCCGCATCAACGACCTGCCGAACCTCGACGAAGTGCAGCGCACGGTGTTCGACGCCAGCTATCTGGTGATGGGCCTGGGCGACGTCTACCTCGGCGCGCCAGTCGCCACCCCGCTCGATCCACGCCATCGGCTGGTCACCACCAAGTACAACCCGGCCCGCACCTGGACCGCCGAAAACTCGGTTGGCATCGGGGGCGCCTACATGTGCGTCTACGGCATGGAAGGCCCCGGTGGTTATCAGTTCGTCGGTCGCACGTTGCAGATGTGGAACCGCTACCGCGAAGTCGCGGCGTTCGATGGCAAACCGTGGCTGCTACGCTTTTTTGACCAGATCCGTTTCTACCCGGTCAGTGCCGATGAACTGCTGCGCATTCGTCGCGACTTCCCCCTTGGGCGCTTCGATCTGAACATCGAGCACAGCCAGTTGAACCTGGCGGATTACCAGGCCTTCCTGGCGAAAGAAGCCGAGACCATCGCCGCCTTCCGCGATCAACAACAAGGCGCGTTCAACGCCGAACGCGAACGCTGGATCGCCAGCGGCCAGGCGCATTTCGACAGTGAAGAACTGATCGCGCAAGTGACTGAAGACGCGCCGCTGGCCAGCGGTGAAATGAGCGTTGACAGCCACATCGCCGGCAATCTCTGGCAGGTGCAGGTAGAGACCGGCAGCCGCGTGGAGGCCGGCGATGTGCTGGTGATTCTGGAGTCGATGAAGATGGAAATTCCGCTGCTCGCGCCCCTCGCTGGCGTGGTGCGCGAGATTCGTGTGCAACCGGG
- a CDS encoding AbrB family transcriptional regulator, giving the protein MSDRTPFNAWWGTPLVGALGGYLASLVGWPLPWMVGSLLAIILVRCLTPWQLAEIPGGRKCGQWIVGIGIGLHFTPIVMEQVLSHFGLIFCGALITSLSAVVGVWLMRRTGEDRATAFFSSMPGGSGEMVNLGARNGAVLSRVAAGQSLRVLVVVLCVPAAFKYLLGYGAPVLHPTEVNWWLLALLFPAGALAALIWERLRQPNPWLFGPLLVSATVSIGWDLHIGLPNGGSQIGQWLIGSGLGCHFNRQFFRRAPSFMGRTLIGTVLTMLIATAAALGLSALTHLDLRSLTLGMMPGGIAEMSLTAETLQLSVPLVTAMQVMRLLFVLFLAEPLFRYWNRQPEQPLH; this is encoded by the coding sequence ATGTCTGATCGAACACCCTTCAACGCCTGGTGGGGTACGCCGCTGGTCGGCGCGCTGGGCGGTTACCTCGCCAGCCTCGTCGGCTGGCCGTTGCCATGGATGGTCGGCTCGTTGCTGGCGATCATCCTGGTGCGTTGCCTGACCCCCTGGCAATTGGCGGAAATACCCGGCGGCCGCAAGTGCGGCCAGTGGATCGTCGGTATCGGCATCGGCCTGCATTTCACCCCGATCGTAATGGAGCAGGTGCTGAGTCACTTCGGCCTGATCTTCTGTGGTGCGTTGATCACCAGCCTGTCCGCCGTGGTCGGGGTCTGGTTGATGCGGCGCACCGGTGAAGATCGCGCCACTGCATTCTTTTCCAGCATGCCGGGCGGCTCCGGAGAGATGGTCAACCTCGGCGCGCGTAATGGCGCGGTGCTTAGCCGGGTTGCGGCAGGACAAAGTCTGCGGGTATTGGTCGTGGTGCTGTGTGTGCCGGCGGCGTTCAAGTATTTGTTGGGTTACGGTGCGCCGGTCTTGCATCCCACCGAGGTCAACTGGTGGCTGCTGGCCCTGCTGTTCCCGGCCGGCGCGTTAGCGGCCTTGATCTGGGAACGTCTGCGCCAACCCAATCCCTGGCTGTTCGGGCCGTTACTGGTCAGTGCGACCGTGAGCATTGGTTGGGATTTGCACATCGGCTTGCCCAATGGTGGCAGCCAGATCGGTCAATGGCTGATCGGCAGCGGGTTGGGCTGTCACTTCAATCGGCAGTTTTTCCGGCGCGCACCGTCGTTCATGGGGCGGACCTTGATTGGCACGGTGCTGACGATGTTGATCGCCACAGCAGCGGCACTGGGCTTGAGTGCGCTGACCCATCTGGATCTGCGTTCGCTGACCCTGGGCATGATGCCCGGCGGGATTGCGGAGATGAGCCTGACGGCAGAAACCCTGCAATTGTCCGTACCGCTGGTCACGGCGATGCAGGTGATGCGGCTGTTGTTTGTGTTGTTTCTGGCGGAGCCATTGTTCAGGTATTGGAACCGGCAACCGGAACAGCCCTTACACTGA
- a CDS encoding urea amidolyase associated protein UAAP1, translating into MTDSTQLFPPFAEEMLPGGGHRSFVLKRGQLLRLTDLRGGANVSLTLLNANEKTERLNLPDSLKCQHTAKLTTGHCLYSDMGRVLAAITADTCGWSDSLGGVLCAEEVAEKYGAGRYQELRNGFFRNGTDNLLVELGKWGLGLSDLLMTLNLFSRVNVDEAGRFHFVEGNSKAGDYIELYAPMDTLVVLTALQHPMDPSPQYAPKPLKLSWMNADASVAEHCRTSRPENQRGFINTDRLFA; encoded by the coding sequence ATGACTGATTCGACTCAACTGTTCCCACCCTTCGCCGAAGAAATGCTCCCCGGCGGCGGTCATCGTTCCTTCGTGTTGAAACGCGGCCAATTGCTGCGCCTGACTGACCTGCGCGGCGGCGCCAACGTCAGCCTGACGCTGCTCAACGCCAATGAAAAAACCGAACGCCTGAACCTGCCCGACAGCCTCAAATGCCAACACACCGCCAAGCTCACCACTGGCCATTGCCTGTACTCGGACATGGGCCGCGTGCTGGCCGCCATCACTGCCGACACCTGCGGCTGGAGCGACAGCCTCGGCGGCGTGCTCTGCGCCGAAGAAGTCGCTGAAAAGTACGGCGCCGGCCGCTACCAGGAACTGCGCAATGGCTTCTTCCGCAACGGCACCGACAACCTGTTGGTGGAACTGGGCAAGTGGGGCCTGGGCCTGTCGGATTTGCTGATGACCCTCAACCTGTTCAGCCGCGTCAACGTCGATGAGGCCGGGCGTTTCCACTTCGTCGAAGGCAATTCCAAAGCAGGCGACTACATCGAGTTGTACGCGCCAATGGACACGCTGGTGGTGCTCACCGCGCTGCAACACCCGATGGACCCGTCGCCGCAATACGCACCGAAACCATTGAAGCTGAGCTGGATGAACGCCGACGCCAGCGTCGCCGAACACTGCCGTACTTCGCGCCCGGAAAACCAGCGCGGCTTCATCAACACCGACCGTCTGTTCGCCTGA
- a CDS encoding ABC transporter permease: MRLINRHPDRPSRLLLVILPFALVLFAYFMGSAERLTDNPNDKLLPSAVQMTDAVKRLAFTADTRTGEYVLWQDTASSLRRLAIGLGISALAGLCLGIAAGTLPLFGAPLSPLLTVLSMVPPLAILPILFIVFGLGELSKVMLIVIGITPCLARDLEQRAREIPVELLIKAQTLGASTWTLMLRVVLPQLLPRLLISLRLMLGSAWLFLIAAEAIASTDGLGYRIFLVRRYLAMDVILPYVVWITLLAWLMDWGLKRLTQRAFPWYEGARA, encoded by the coding sequence ATGCGCCTGATCAATCGCCACCCGGATCGCCCGAGTCGCTTGCTGTTGGTGATCCTGCCGTTCGCCCTGGTGCTGTTCGCCTACTTCATGGGCTCGGCCGAGCGGCTGACGGACAACCCCAACGACAAACTGCTGCCGAGCGCCGTGCAAATGACCGACGCGGTCAAACGCCTGGCGTTCACCGCCGATACCCGCACCGGTGAATATGTGCTGTGGCAAGACACCGCATCCAGCCTGCGACGGCTGGCCATCGGCCTCGGCATCAGTGCGCTGGCCGGGCTGTGCCTGGGCATTGCCGCCGGCACTTTGCCGCTGTTTGGCGCACCGTTGTCACCACTGCTGACCGTACTGTCGATGGTGCCGCCACTGGCGATCCTGCCGATTCTGTTCATCGTGTTCGGGCTGGGGGAATTGTCGAAAGTGATGCTGATCGTGATCGGTATCACCCCGTGCCTGGCGCGGGACCTTGAACAGCGCGCCCGGGAAATTCCGGTCGAGTTGCTGATCAAGGCCCAGACCCTCGGCGCCTCGACCTGGACACTGATGCTGCGCGTGGTGCTGCCACAGCTGTTGCCTCGCCTGTTGATCTCGCTGCGGTTGATGCTGGGCTCGGCGTGGTTGTTCCTGATCGCTGCCGAAGCCATCGCCTCCACCGACGGCCTCGGCTACCGGATCTTCCTGGTGCGCCGCTACCTGGCGATGGACGTGATCCTGCCGTACGTGGTCTGGATCACGCTGCTCGCCTGGCTAATGGATTGGGGCCTGAAACGCCTGACCCAACGCGCCTTTCCCTGGTATGAGGGGGCCCGCGCATGA
- a CDS encoding enoyl-CoA hydratase/isomerase family protein, with protein sequence MNLHFEELTGTDGARIGIASLDAEKSLNALSLPMINALRDQMDAWAKDPQIVCVLLRGNGAKAFCAGGEVRSLVEACRAHPGEVPPLAAHFFAAEYRLDFNLHTYPKPLICWGHGYVLGGGMGLLQGASIRIVTPSSRLAMPEISIGLYPDVGASWFLSRLPGKLGLFLGLTGAHMNGRDAIDLDLADRFLLDEQQQELIEGLLQLNWQEQTPMQLNSLLKALQQEAVAQMPEAQWLPRRQQIDELLDVADVPCAWKAISHLRDSTDLLFSRAAKTMSEGAPLTAHLVWEQIARARHMSLAQVFQMEYTISLNCCRHPEFSEGVRARLIDKDQKPHWHWQDINVPEAVVEAHFHKVWEGRHPLADLSEY encoded by the coding sequence ATGAATCTGCACTTCGAAGAACTCACCGGCACCGACGGCGCCCGCATCGGCATCGCCAGCCTGGATGCCGAAAAGTCCCTCAACGCGCTTTCCTTGCCGATGATCAACGCCCTGCGCGACCAAATGGACGCGTGGGCCAAGGATCCGCAAATTGTCTGCGTCCTGCTGCGCGGCAACGGCGCCAAGGCTTTCTGCGCCGGCGGCGAAGTGCGCAGCCTGGTGGAAGCCTGTCGCGCGCATCCGGGGGAAGTCCCGCCGTTGGCTGCGCACTTTTTTGCCGCGGAATATCGCCTGGACTTCAATCTGCACACCTATCCCAAACCGCTGATCTGCTGGGGGCATGGCTACGTGCTGGGCGGCGGCATGGGGTTGTTGCAAGGCGCGAGCATCCGCATTGTCACGCCGAGCAGTCGCCTGGCGATGCCCGAGATCAGTATCGGCCTTTATCCGGATGTCGGCGCCAGTTGGTTTCTGTCACGCCTGCCCGGCAAGCTCGGGTTGTTCCTGGGGCTGACCGGGGCGCACATGAACGGTCGTGATGCGATCGATCTGGACCTGGCCGATCGTTTCCTGCTCGATGAACAGCAACAAGAGCTGATCGAAGGCTTGCTGCAATTGAACTGGCAAGAACAGACACCGATGCAGCTCAACAGTCTGCTCAAGGCCTTGCAACAGGAAGCCGTCGCGCAAATGCCCGAAGCGCAATGGTTGCCGCGACGCCAGCAAATCGACGAACTGCTGGACGTTGCCGATGTGCCCTGCGCCTGGAAAGCCATCAGCCATCTGCGCGACAGCACGGATCTGCTATTTAGCCGCGCCGCAAAGACTATGAGCGAAGGCGCGCCACTGACTGCTCATCTGGTGTGGGAACAGATCGCCCGTGCCCGGCATATGTCGCTGGCTCAGGTTTTCCAGATGGAATACACGATCAGCCTCAACTGCTGCCGACATCCGGAGTTCAGTGAGGGAGTTCGAGCGCGATTGATCGACAAAGACCAGAAACCGCATTGGCACTGGCAAGACATCAATGTGCCTGAAGCGGTCGTGGAAGCGCATTTTCACAAGGTCTGGGAAGGTCGGCATCCGCTGGCGGACCTTTCCGAGTACTGA